GGCGCCCGTCGTGCTGGGCAACGGCGTCAGCTTCGCGGACGCCGGTCCTCGGAGCGACGGCTGGAGCCGCGGACCCGTCTCGTCCGGCCCGCTCGCCGAGACTGGCGTAGTCGGGGGGGGCGTAGTCGAGGGGGGCGCATGGGACCAGCCCACCCGCCAGCTGCCGCTTCGCCAGCCCGGCGTCGAGGATCCCTTCGGCTCCGCGATCGCCGCTGCCGCGGGCGGCGCGTTCAACCCGGAGGCCACGGTGGTCGCCGCGATCCCCGAGGCGCTGCTGCGGGCGACCAGCCGGGCGCCGGTGATCGCGATTCCCCAGCCGGATCCGGAGGAGCTGCACCTCCAGCAGGTCTTCGAGGATTTCATGAGGCTTCGCGGGGAGTGCGGCGAGCCGGTGGAGGGCCTCGGCTTCGAGAAGTTCGCGGCCAAGCTCCGCCAGAACCGCGTGCAGCTCATCGAAAAGTATCAGTGTCGGACGGTCCGCTTCACGGCGTACGTGAAGGACGGAAAGGCGGCGCTCAAGGCGTCGCCGGTGAAGGACTGAGAGTTCGTGAAGAACTTCACGAACTCTCGCGAGCCGGAGGCGAGCAAACGAAAAGGAGCGCCCTCGCGCGAAGCGCGAGCTGAAGAAAGCGGGCCCGCTTCGGCGGGGCCGATTGCTTCACACGCTCTGAGAGTCGCTCGTTACTCGCTCGGAGGGCCGTCCGGAGTTCCTGGCGGCCACACGCGCTACCGGATAAGCTGAAGATTCCCGTCGCAGACGCTCGGTTCGGGGTTGAATCACGAAGGGGGTAGTACGGCGTCGCGGCAATGGGCGGATCGCCAGGAGGCAGCGATGATGGACCGGATGGAGCCGATCTTCGCAGGTGGTCGTGAGCGCGAGCTCGAGTCAATCCTCCAGGAGCACGATCTCGTCCGGGGTGGCGCACGGCGCGTGGTCATCCAGGGGCGCGAAGGGATCGGAAAGAGCCACCTGCTGGTCGCCGTCGCCCGTTCTCTCGAGGCCAAGGGGATCCCGACGGCCCTGGCCGGGGCGAGCCGCGCCAGCCCTTCGTCCCTTGGGATCGTCCGCGAGCTCGCAGGGCGCCTCCTCGACCTCGGACGGCGGACCGGCGTCGACCCGGCGACCCTCGCGCGGCTGGAGGGCCGTCTCGGCCCCGTGCTCACTACGCGATCCCTCTCGGCGGCGGCGCCTTTCGCGTCCGGCGAGGCAGCCCGCATGGGGATGGTGGACGCGCTCGCCGAGCTCTTCCTCGTCGCGGGCCACGCCGGCGGCGCCATCCTCCTGGACGAGCTCGACGCGTCCGATCGCGGCTCACTCGAGCTCCTCACCGCGGTGGTCGCGGCGCTCGCGGCTCCCGGGCGGTCCGATGGGCCGCTCCTGATCGTCGCTTGGCGGGAGCCGCCGTCCAACCGGCTGGCCGAGGCGATCGAGCGGCTCCCGGGATCCTCGCTCTCCCTCGGCAGCCTCGACGTCGCCGGAGTCCGCTCCTTCCTCGACGAGGCGAAGCTCGCCGAGCGTCTCCACGAGAGGTCCGCCGGCGTGCCGGCGCGACTCGAAGCGCTCCTGGTTCCCCGCGAGGCCGACCTCGGCGCCCGCCGCCTCGCTCGCCTCGATCCCGACGCGCGGCGCTGCCTGCGCGCCGCCGCGGTCCTGGGGCACGTCGTCCCCGCACCGCTCCTCCTCGAGGTGGCCGGCGGGGATATCGACCGGAAGCTGCTCGAGCGGCTCGTGGACGATCGCTTCCTCACGATGAGCCTCGTGCACGGCGCGCCGATGTACGGTCTCGCCAGGGAAGACGATCGGATCCGCCTCAGCTCGAGCGACGATCCGCTCGAGCTCGAGGAGCTCCACTTCGCCGCCGGCGAGGCCCTCGAGGCGAGCGGCGGCGACGCGGAGGAGATTGCCCGGCACTTCCTGGTGGGCGATCCGGCGGGCAGGGGCGCGGAGTGGGCGGTGCGCGCCGCCGCGGCCCTGGTGAATCGCTGCGCCTACCTCGGCGCGGCGGAGCTCTACGAGGCGGCCCTCGCCGCCAAGGGCGAGCCGGCGCCCGAGATCCACCTTCGCCTCTCGGAGATCCTCGAGGCCAGCGGCGACTCGATCGGCGCCCTCCGGCACCTCGGCCTGGCACGCCGATACTCCGATCCCGCACAGGCCCGCCGGATCCGGGCAGAGGCCGGGCGGATCTGCGTGCGGATCGGGAAGATCTCCCAGGCTGCGCGCCTCTGCGCCCGGGTGGCCGGATCGGAGTCGGAGCTGGATCCCGCGGATGTCGCGGGCAGCGTGGCCTATGCCGCGGCGTGCGAGGCGCGGTTCCTGGCCGGCGACTACGACGAGGCCATCGTGGCCTGCCTGCGCGGCATCGCCCGCACCCGCGAGCTGCCGGAGATCCGCATCGGGCTCCGCAACACGATGGGGAAGGCGCACCTCAACCTCGGCGCGTACGACGAGGCGACGGAGGCCTTCTCGACGAACGGGCAGGAGGCCCTTCGCGAGGGGCTGCTCCGCGAGCAGATGCGGGCGCTCGTGAACGAGGGCGTCGTCGCCCACCGGCAGGGCGACAGGCGGCGGGCCTTCGAGCGCTACCGCGAAGCCCGTGCGGTGGAAGCCGATCCGATCATGGACGCGCTGGCCCTCGGGAACCTGGGCGCGCTCAACCACGAGGTCGGTGAGTTCGAGCGGGCCTTCGAGCACTATCGCAGCGCGATCGCGTCGTTCGTCCGCGGCCGCAGGCCCAAGGAGGCGGCGCACCATTCGCTGAACCTCGCGAGGCTCATGCTCTTCCTCGGCGATCTGGACGAGGCCCTCACGGTCACCCAGTTCGCCAGGGGGGAAGCGGCTTCGGTCGGCGATCCCTACCTGCTCGCGCAGGCCGATCTCCTCGCGGGCGAGATCCTCGTCGAGAAGGACGAGCCGTTCCGTGCCGAGGCGATCCTCCACCTGGCCTGGGGCGCCTTCGAGCAGGTCGGGAACCTCCGCTACCAGGTCGAGACCGGCCTCGCGCTCTTCCGCTCCGACCTCGCCAAGGGAGAGCTCGCCGACGCGCGGCGGCGGCTCGCTCGCACGATGGACCTCACGGACGGGCAGAGCGATGCCCTCGCTGTCGAGCTCGATCTGGCGGCCGCCGAGCTCGCACTGGCGTCGGGTCAGTCGAAGTCCGCCGGCAAGGAGCTGGAGCGGGCAAAGGCCAGGCTCCTGGCCCGGGCCGAAGGCGTTGGCGGCGAGACCGATCTCGAGGCGCCGTGGAAGACCTACGCGCTCCTCTCGCGGCTCTACGAGGCGCAGGGCGACGTGCGTGGCGCCGAGGCCGACCGCCTTCGTGCCGTGCGCCTCCTCGAGGACCTGGCCGCGCGGATCCCCGACGGTAAGCGCGAACGATTCCTGGCCAAGGCCGAGCGCGCCCGCCTCTTCGAGGGCCTCGAGGATCGCGAGCTGGGTCCCGAGCGCGCCGGCGCGCTGCGCAAGGTGGTCGACGCCTCCGGCTCGAGCTCGATCATCGGCAGCTCTCCCGTGCTGCTGCGGCTGCTCCGCTCCGTCGGCCCGGTGGGCCGCTCCCTCGCGCCGGTCCTCCTCCGTGGTGAGACCGGCACCGGCAAGGAGCGGATCGCAGACGAGCTCCATCGGGCGAGCCCCCGCCGCGACAAGGCGCTGGTGAAGGTGAACTGCGCCGCCATGAACGAGGAGCTCCTCCTCTCGGAGCTCTTCGGCCACGAGAAGGGCGCGTTCACTGGCGCGGTGAGGGAGCGGAAGGGCCGCTTCGAGCTCGCCGACGGCGGGACGATCTTCCTCGACGAGGTGGGCGACCTCTCGCCGCGGGCGCAGGTGGCGCTCCTCCGCGTGCTCCAGGAAAAGGAGTTCGAGCGGGTGGGCGGCACGCAGACCCGCCGGGTGGACGTGCGCGTGATCGCGGCGACCAACCGCAACCTCGAGGAGCTGATCGCCGTCGGTCGCTTCCGCGAGGACCTCTACTATCGCCTCGAGGGCGTTTCGCTCGTGCTGCCGCCGCTCCGGGAGCGCCTCGAGGACATTCCCGCGCTCGCCGCGCACTTCCTCGGGAAGGTGGTCGAGGAGCGTGGCCACGGGCCGAAGCGCTTCGGCCCGAAGGCGCTCGAGCTGCTACGGGGCTGGAGCTGGCCGGGGAACGTCCGCGAGCTCGAGAACGTCGTGGGCGCGGTCTCGATCTTCGCCGAGGGAGACGAGGTGGACCTCGAGGCCTTCGCGCAGC
The Vulgatibacter incomptus DNA segment above includes these coding regions:
- a CDS encoding sigma 54-interacting transcriptional regulator, which encodes MMDRMEPIFAGGRERELESILQEHDLVRGGARRVVIQGREGIGKSHLLVAVARSLEAKGIPTALAGASRASPSSLGIVRELAGRLLDLGRRTGVDPATLARLEGRLGPVLTTRSLSAAAPFASGEAARMGMVDALAELFLVAGHAGGAILLDELDASDRGSLELLTAVVAALAAPGRSDGPLLIVAWREPPSNRLAEAIERLPGSSLSLGSLDVAGVRSFLDEAKLAERLHERSAGVPARLEALLVPREADLGARRLARLDPDARRCLRAAAVLGHVVPAPLLLEVAGGDIDRKLLERLVDDRFLTMSLVHGAPMYGLAREDDRIRLSSSDDPLELEELHFAAGEALEASGGDAEEIARHFLVGDPAGRGAEWAVRAAAALVNRCAYLGAAELYEAALAAKGEPAPEIHLRLSEILEASGDSIGALRHLGLARRYSDPAQARRIRAEAGRICVRIGKISQAARLCARVAGSESELDPADVAGSVAYAAACEARFLAGDYDEAIVACLRGIARTRELPEIRIGLRNTMGKAHLNLGAYDEATEAFSTNGQEALREGLLREQMRALVNEGVVAHRQGDRRRAFERYREARAVEADPIMDALALGNLGALNHEVGEFERAFEHYRSAIASFVRGRRPKEAAHHSLNLARLMLFLGDLDEALTVTQFARGEAASVGDPYLLAQADLLAGEILVEKDEPFRAEAILHLAWGAFEQVGNLRYQVETGLALFRSDLAKGELADARRRLARTMDLTDGQSDALAVELDLAAAELALASGQSKSAGKELERAKARLLARAEGVGGETDLEAPWKTYALLSRLYEAQGDVRGAEADRLRAVRLLEDLAARIPDGKRERFLAKAERARLFEGLEDRELGPERAGALRKVVDASGSSSIIGSSPVLLRLLRSVGPVGRSLAPVLLRGETGTGKERIADELHRASPRRDKALVKVNCAAMNEELLLSELFGHEKGAFTGAVRERKGRFELADGGTIFLDEVGDLSPRAQVALLRVLQEKEFERVGGTQTRRVDVRVIAATNRNLEELIAVGRFREDLYYRLEGVSLVLPPLRERLEDIPALAAHFLGKVVEERGHGPKRFGPKALELLRGWSWPGNVRELENVVGAVSIFAEGDEVDLEAFAQQGKFLELVRSRPLALAAQERGAAGLLSLVAEDPEADVQTGEIAEAVPLDFYALARSRGLGIRELQDEIELQMISRALQVGRGNISEAARLLQMKRSRLSQIVNAEPRLRALTKAV